TTGACTCTGGTACAGAAGTACCCTTCtggtttaattaaaataaaaaattttcctcacaaatattcatcaaattATACATAGCTCAGAGCTTAAACTATATTTGCTTTTGCCTTTTTATTACCATAAAAGGTAAgcgaaaaatgaaaataatgcaGGGGCAAGAGAACACGGTTTATCTGAAGCAGATCCAAGTATCTAACAATAATGGATAAAATGATTTAGGCTAACAGATAAAAGGAATTCATATAAGTGAAGCTAAACAACATCCTCTTCTCACACTGATCTTAAAGACTTGAAGAGTTTTAGCCTTTGAGAACATTCTGTGTCAGATCAAAATCTACTCAACAACACATCATTTAACCTTTGAGAATGTTCTTTTCTGATTCATAGATAATAACTACAAACCTAAAACCAGTACCTATAAACATAAGACCACCATAACTCCAATACTGTCCAGAATCAGAATTTCCAGGATGAGATTGATCTGTGTCAAGTACTATTAATAAACTTATCCCTACTCTATTCTCCATTTAAATAGAAGAAACTAGCCATATTCCTACCAATCACCAAAGACCAATATTTGATCAAAATAACATGAAGCCATCACAAAGGAGAACAATAAGCAGTGCAAGTTAATCAGATTACTCTTATAATTCTCATTTCAATATTAGCATTTTAGCCAGATATAATTAACAGATAGCTTTCTATCTGCCAACAGCTTATCAAGTGATGTTAGATTAAGTTGGAAAGCTCTTACCTGCATAAGACCCTCTGCGGTGATAACAGCCAATGGGTAGAAAGCATGTAATTACAGTATTTCCAAGTTTGCaatatcaaatcaatggtttaAATTACCATGATATTTTAATCAGGCTGTAACATCATAGATTCAAGAATCCTTTTTCTTGCCCcgaagaaaattaaaagaacaaaggATTCTATGACTTTCTGGGGAAGGAAGGGAAATCCATGGTCCACAAAACAATACTGAACATGATATACAGGTACTAAACAAGAGAACAACTAACCTCTGCCTTTGCAACTTCAGATGTAGCATCTCCAGCTCCATCTTGTTGGGGTATATATCCACCATTTTGGTATTGTGCAAAATCCTCACGTTTTCTCTTTCCAGATGACATCATAAAGAAGTCCTGGAATTTTCTcagttattaaaattaatcacCAGCTTAAGTAATACCAGTTCATTTAGATGGGAACAAGGATTATTGAAGGAAATATATCCCAAACAATTCAAACCATTGGGATTTGAAATCCTTTTTGTGCGACCCAGAAGTTCACccaaaccaagaaaaaaaagacaaTCTCTATGCATTGTGATGCCACTCAAAACAGTAATCACCTGTGTCAGGGGTTGATTAGAGGTTCCCCTGTCCACCTCCTCCCGCCCTTCCACATAAGCTACAAGAAATCGAAGTGAATATTAACAAACCATAGTGGGTTAAAACTAATTGCTCTTTTAATGTTGTCATACTAACCAACATTAACATCAACACTTAGTGGGGTCCTTTGATTTGACCAAGGAGAAGGAGATTGCTGCATAAGGGGGAAAAAAAGAATACATCAGCAATAAATCTACAGCAATCTCAAAAAGCTACGTTTCCTTTATGTGGCTAGTAGGTAATTGCAACAGCCATAACACAATGTCGCATAAATGAAAGTGACACTAACAGAACATTTCTTACCATATACGGGCTTGGCCTTCCACCTTTTATGTCAGCATTACTGCCATTATCATTCACGGGAGTAGGATAATCACTACCTCCAGTAGGGATGTTATACATAGAACCATCCGCACTACCCGGCAGTGGTGTAGGAACTGGCGTTTGCAATGGAGTCTAGGCAagcaaaaatctcacaaaaaaaaaatcacaaaacaagaACATCCACCATgatttataaattcataaaagCACTGGAAACAGAACTAAGTTACCGGAGGGAAAAGCATATCAGCTGTAGGAGTTTCGTATTCCTCCGTCCCTTCATAAGGAACATTAAGATCGTGCACAGGAGTAATTGCGCTACCAGGAGTAGGCTGTTTCTGCGAAGACCTCTCTATCGGACCCAATATTACTCCCGCTTGCATCATCTTCGCTTCCCAAATCTAAAACCCAACATCCAAGGCAATCAATTCAACTATACCAGCTCCATTGAAATAAGATCAATAAAAAACCCTAGTACTTCAATCAGATCAAATCCAGACCCGAAAGGAGTACTAAAAATATGTATTTCCCccctaaaataatgaaatcaaatactaaaatttaaaaaaatcatataaaaaagaaaaaaagagaaggatTGTGTACTCCTTGGAGTTCGTTGAGGACAGCTTCGCCGGGTCCACCGTTGTTGATGAACTCTTCACGAACCTTGTTGATGACATCTTCGATGACGTTGATGTAAACCGAACTCGTTGTGGTCGAGGCCATTTTTTCACAAATCTTCTATCTACagctcctcctcctcctttctcCTCCTCGATTCTTATTTGACTTCTTCCAAACAAAGAAATGTCTCGGATTCTACAGTTTTCCCGGGAAAAAATATTAGGAGAAAAGGGAAAGAAGCATGGGATTGGGATTGGGATTGTGAAGCTTAAAGAACTGATCGATCAGATGAAATTAGAGAAGGGGCGACTTAGGGTTTGAAGAATCGGAGCTGAGAGAagagagagaaagtgagagaaacAGAGAGCGGACGAGAAAAGGAGAATAAAGACTACAATATAAATAGGTTTGCATCCGATTATAAGAGTGAGGCCACGTGGCGTAATCTCAAGGCCTCTTTCTAGCCTCTGTAGTCAGTACAATTTGTTTGGTCCAAATCTATCCTCAGTCCATGTACTTTGACAAAAGTTAGGATTTAGTCCATGCACTTAAAAAGTTAAAACctaaattattgttgttaattatttttatttaaaaatctcaatTCAATCATTAACATAGTTAGTATTGTTCATCAAAATTTACCAACTCGGTTATGAAGTGACATAatattgacaaaaaaataattattttaaattaaacaaattttgacaaaaaatagtaacaatattaaTGATAAGATTAAGATTTTAGTGTGAAAAGTAGATGTCAAATTCTGTAAGAACACAGGGACTAACAGCATATTTTGAACTTGTTGTTATCCAATCAGAGTATTTTGTTTTGGGGGTTTATTTATTAGATGTAGTAAAATAATGGAAAGGAAGGAGGAGTTTGATCACCGTCCACGTCCATTGGATACTTTTGTCCATATATGGGGGAGACACATTTTTAtctctctttttaattttaatacaaaagATTGATTTGGTTACAGTTGAGCGTTAAGTTAAATAGAGAAGAACATGGCATGGTTGAGCACATTTCTTACACCTGTTTGTGCTTGGTTCCCGTGGAGTGTGGACCATGGCTATGGGAGTTTGTGTCTGGTGAATGGATGAAGCTTGAAACTAATATAAAGTGTTGACGGTCGGATCTGTCATTTTCTGGTGGTTCAACATAAAATCTAATGTGTTTCCTCAACGACTGGTGTTCGAGTCTCCTGTAGTAGATAAAACTCTGACTACGTGGCTCAACTCCATTTGCTGCCTTTCTATCACCTTTCTCATCTGGATAAAACGCAATTCGATTGCCATTAGCCACAGAGATTGACTACTATTAACAACTAAATGGACCTTAGATAAGCATAGAATTGGATTGAAGGAGAGAGTCGTCCCTTTGCTTTGAGTTGGAACAAATCCATGGCTCCATCTCTCACCTCCAATTCCTTTCTCTTAACCACCACGCCCCGCTCAAGGGTAAACCTCAAGTACCAAAGGCTCGTAGTGTTTGCCAAAGGGTCCGGTCCCTTCTCTCCATTTCAGTTCGGGAAAGCTAAAGACAACCCTGAAGATGGTCAAGCTGAAGATACAGGCAATTCTAGTCCTTTCCGCTTCGATTTTGGTAAGTTACCTGATGTTAAGACTTTGGTCCCCGTCGTCAGTAACCCTTCCTCGGGTTTATCGTTTGGGAACGTTAGAAGAAAAGACCCAAGCACTGTATTTGTGGCTGGCGCAACCGGCCAGGCCGGCATTCGCATTGCACAGACGTTATTGCGCCAGGGTTTCACCGTTCGTGCTGGTGTGCCTGAGCTTGCTGCTGCCCAGGAGCTGGCCCGTCTTGCTGCCCAATACAAGGTTAGCCACAATAAGCTCAATTTGCTAGTATGATTAGAGATTTCAAATGGTGTCAAGGATGCTTTAAATTATATATCAAATGTCACTTTATGGAgatgatatatataattcataGATTTAAGGGTCATGTAAAGACCTAAATTTGATCTATCAACACTAACCTTCTGTCAGCACAGATCATATCCAATGAAGAATCAAAGCGTCTCAATGCTGTAGAATCCACCTTCCAGGATGCAGAATCAATAGCCAAAGCAATTGGCAATGCCAGCAAAGTAGTCGTCACGATCGGCCCTGGTGAGAACGGTCCCACTTCTGCGGTCTCTGCATCAGACGCTGTGCAAGTGATCCAAGCAGCTCAACTAGCCGGCGTAGGCCATGTTGCAATAGTGTATGATGGTAACCCGGGGAATGGTTCTACTTACAATGTGCTCGATGGCATCACGTCCTTCTTTAGCAACCTCTTCTCTCAATCTCAACCATTGAGTCTGTCCGAGTTCTTGCAAAAAATAATCGAAACTGACGTTAGCTACACGTTTTTAAAGACAACCCTAACAGATGATTATTCGGAAGAGAGCTCTTACAATGTTGTGGTGTCAGCTGAAGGAAGCATTGGTACAAACGACTACAAAGTAATGTAACATAATGTAATGTAATGTATGCAGTTTTGTCTGTtccattgtaaaaaaaaaaatttctttctcGATCAGAATCTCTGTTTGTCTCAATATTTTTGAAAACTTCGTTCAGGTTGCGAAATCCCAGATAGCATCTTTAGTGGCAGATGTTTTCTCCAACACAGCAGTGGCAGAAAACAAGGTACATTCATTGAATCTGTTCTTCCTTCTCATGTTGATTTTttgttacatatatatttatgtcCTAATGGTTGCTAAATGAGGCAGGTTGTGGAAGTTTTTACTAGCCCATCGGCACCATCGAAGAGTGTAGACGAGCTTTTCAGGTAAATTGCTTGGGGACTTGAATTGAATTTTGTTACTTCAAATAGATGTTATAGAAAGATGCTATATTGGTGGGCAAAAACTATGTTGTAATTGATGTTTCTGTTACTTGCTTTTAAGTGCTATTCCTGAGGATGGAAGAAGGAAGGCGTATGCAGAAGCCACCGCAAGGGCTAAAGCTGAAGAAGAGGCAGTATTAGCAGCTGAGAAAGCTCGTGAGGCGGCCGAAGCAGCGAAGAAGCTAGAAGTGGAAGTGAAGAAGCTTTCAGAGCAAGAAGCGAAGGCAGCTAACCTAGCTGAAGAAGCCCAAGAGAAAGCACAGGTAGCAGGGGCATCAATGGAAGACCTGCTGAGTAAAGCAAAAGACTTCAGATCAGGACTATCTTGGGAAAAATTCAGTTCCCAAATAGCCACTGCAGTTCAAAAGGCTCCAAATGAGGAGAAGCCTAAAGTCCAGATAGCCACAGTGAGGGGGCAAACCACGGCTAGAAATCTACCGTCACAGAAAGCCAATGTGAAGCAAGCTCCATTATCGTTTTCCCCATTGCCAAAGCCAAAGGAAGCATCGAagccaaaaccaaaaccaaaggcAAAAGAGGCAGAGAAAACAGAAGTGAGGAAGGTGTTTGGTGGGCTGTTTCAGCAAGAAACCATATATGTCGATGATGACTGAGAGACAATCCTTTCAAACCAATAACTTTGTGTCGACTCTTTcggatattttctttttcttcttttggtgCAAATATTGTCCTATTATTTGTGTAATAATTGTTGGGAAGGCTAATGTTACTTGTTCTTGTCTTCTaatctgaaaaataatttttctcaGGCATTGCTTTACTCGAAACCAAAGTGAGTAGATGCTGACAACAATTCTAAACACAAACTATTGGCAAGTATTAGTCAAATTTTTTATGGTAATTAAATGAAACCTGTTATAATTGTTCTACTATATAGGTATTATCAGAACATCCATATTCACCATTCCTTGCCTTTGTCGGATATAAACCCCAAGGCTGAAGTtttgttaatatatatttaaaattataacaaatttgTTACTATTAAATGATTTTCAAGGGTCTTATGAGCTAGATTCCGTTTTGGACAAATTCTTTTTGCTATACAAATCTCTTTcaagtttaattattatataagagGTGTTTATAGTGGTGTCGGGCTGGATTTGGAGTCTATCATACTCCTCTAACCTTGGTCGAATTGTGCCCAAGTAGAGTTTGAGTGTGAGTTGAATGAcggtataatattaatataatttatgtttgtttaaattatgtttaaatttgctcatatttgtaaataattaattctATTTGTTTTAAgttcattatttaaaaaataataatttatattattttaaattaatatttaatatgtattttagtAAGATTACAAACATATACACCCTAAGGTATTCTTTGATGTTTATATTACaatattatagatttaatttttacgTGATACaaatgatataatatgtaaaaataaaataaaataaaacaataagtTACAATATTGAAAACGAGTTGGATTCAAGCCGATCTCCAGCTTTGAATATTAAAACCTAAGTTTAATCCATATTTTAAATAGGTCTTATTCTCTTGTGTTCATTTTTTGAgtctaatatttttatacaaagcttcaaaTATTAGGAAGCACTTTAAACTTGAGTGACCAACTCTTGAGCAAGTTTATATGATATTATGGCGCAAACAATATATCAAGTTCTccttatcaaataaaaaataaaaaatatcataggtaatttttttatatgaattaaagttttataaaaaaactatagTACTACCAATAAGGCCTTGGCAATATTGGCAAAAGCTGAGGTCCTAGTTTTATCATGTTCTTGTTGGATTGCCATGTCATTTGTCAATTTCTTCATTCACTATTCATTATATTGGTTAAATTTTGTATTGTAATCAATCAGACGTATTATAACAGCCCGCCGACGGAGTCTTTGTAATTGGTTACGTTTGGCTTGTAGTTGGTAAAATAAGGATAGAAGAGTAAGTAAAGTGTTTATTTTAGCCAAGTATAGTATTTCGTATATGTGCCATTTGGCGAACTCTTAGGTTTGGCGAGTTATGTGGTTTGACGGGCTCTTATATTAAGTGTCCTCCTAACTCAGATGCCTTAGGCAAACTCGTTAAGTTCGCAGTTGtttagatttgtttattatttcaaaattatggtttGGATAATTAAGTTAAGATTTAGTTAGAACAGAACTAAACTATTGTAGATGATAAGacttaaattatgttaagtgCACTTAATCACGAGAATCAAGAGTGTTAGTGGAATTATTTGACTTTTTCACTAATCATTGTTTCcgtatttaagtaaataaaaatagcGGTGGTCTTTCTGAACACCtttacatttttttcttctttgattttctctAAAACTTTTTGAAAACCTAAGTTTAGAAAACCTCTCCAAAGTGAAGGTTTACAATATTTAGTTAACTTATACGTTAGTACCAGCTCACTGGTAATTACTGATGAACCTTAGGTTACTCTCTAAGTCATTTATGTGTTTCTCATTTTGCATGCATAGATCTTAGTATAGTGTGAGAAGAAGGAAACTTCCTAATTCTGGACTAAGTGTTGTTGGTTCTTACATGCATGATCAGATTGATAGATTGATgatatgatatgtttaattatcttcattttagctcaagaagctaacgGAAGTCCAAGCGATAAAGATTGTGCTAGAGTTTCTAGTGAGTTCCTTATTACCTCTATGTgctgtaattttatttattttataattcgtGTAAGGTAAGTAATCCTCCTTTGTAATGGATGAAAGATGTTATGTGGGTAATGGTTATCCAAAGTCTTCAATATGAGTACAACCTGTCTGTAAGATAAAGTAAGCATCATTCTTCATACTTAAGCCACTACTATTTGCTtctgatatgatatgatatgatatgatatgatatgatatgtggTGATGCAGATGAGGAGATATGTTTGTGTAGCCTCAGATAAGACAATTATATTGCAAACTGGATTGGCAGATCACAATGAAACATGctattttgaatgaaaatgatatgaggAGTTAATGGGGAAAACGTATGTGAATATGACTGAATGATATGCTTCTGATTCTGAATTATGGGTGCATGTCTGGCATGAAGATAGATTTTTCTAAGTTATATTAAGTTTGCGTATAATATACGCCTGAGTGAGAAGTAAGTTAGCGTACTGAGTCTGTATGTGTCCTGTATACGCCATTGGGCATACTATGTGTGTGAATCCTTCAGAAAGGTTCAGATATAATATCAATAATGTTATGTATGATTTCTCTTTGGAACCTACTAAGTTCATTTGGACTTACTCTGTTACCTTTTTACCTTCTCAGGCTTGCTGACTGAAGGAAGGCTTTATAAGAAGGACTACGCCAAAGTGTTGCTTTTATCGTGAGCCAACTGCTTTGCGTTTGTTTCATGCATGACTCGTGGGGGTGGCAcataagaaaattttggaaatgatTTGTATAAAGAACTTTTGTTTTGATAAGACTCTATTTTATAATACTTCTATTAAGTATTAATACGTGattttaaattaatacattttgtttaatgaaattattatatttacaCTTATACACCAAAATAACTTGAATGTTATTTAAACTATTAATGATTCCATTTAAACTGAGTAAAGCAACAACTatcaaatgatttatatttttaactttataaaattttaaaagcttctgccaAAAATGTTTTGAAGTTAGTTTGATTTCAAGTAGCAACACACCATACTTGGATCCTATCATAGGGTCGAGTTTGGTGTGTTACAATTTTGGTATCAGAGTTAAGGTTGAGCCGATTATCGAAAAACCAAAGGTTGAGTCACGCCCCATAATACATGATACGCCTTTGACTTAGTCCATGTGTGTGTTAAACTAAGATGTCTGAAGGATCTAGAGATGTGACTGGAGAAGAAATTGAGAATCATGTGGCCCCGGTTCCTGAATAAGCACCTGTAGTTAGTCTAGGAGTTGCTGGGAATGCTTTTAGAAATGTTTTATTCACGATGATAACACAAATGTTTGACCAGTTTATGGTAAATACTTAAGCCCCCAACCTCATCAACATCAGCAACCACAACCAAAAGTGGTTTGCCCAAGACAACCTGCATCACCAGTTCCGGTTGCAACTGTACCTAAAGTAGACCCTGTGAAACAAATTCGAAAGAGAGGTGCTAAAGAATTTATGGGTGATTAAAAATTTCCATCATTGGTTGTTACTGTGCTAACATGGATGTTAACTATCATTAAGTCAATCGTCACGATGTTGACATGGTGATCTATGTcagcaaaaataaaaagtatttaaaaaattaagtctaGAATGAATTTAGACTTCAAATTGTGTAAGTTCATTTGAATTTGGACAACTTTTTGACTAGATTTGTTCTAGttatagttttcttttaaaattaaaaaaaattaaaaaatgttttacaaattttgtaaaaccttattaaaattataaaaaaattaaaaattaaaaacagaaacaaaaagtaaatattatttaaaaatcgaGACTGGAATGAACCTTAACAAATGAACATCCAACTTCATTCTACATGtagtttttaaattataaaaattttaaaaaattatagaatttaaaaaaattataaaacattatagagaaataaaaattaaaaagaaagtatATGTCTAtgctaaaaaaatttatatatatatagtttttcattttatgcacATGTTTGACCATAAGTCTAACTGTATTTTTTGATATTATAGTTTTATATCGTACATTGAAATTAAAGCTCCGTTTGTTTGCAGGAAAAcattttctggaaaatgttttcctgcttttccagtgtttgtttgactgaaaacattttccatttggaaaatgttttccaaGACACGAGTAAAATACCTTACGTTTTTGGAAAAATGTCTTACGGATTTCatttctgtaagacattttccggttCCTCCTTCATCTAGGTAAGAGTCTTCTTTTTCCATTCttcatccattttccttcttTCGTTCTTCATCTTCTACTCCATCGCATATCTTCTCTTCTCAGGTTGCTATTTCatttcttctctttctctctttctcaagCAAATCTCGTTCTTCTTCGCTGGGTCTTGGCTAAGGTATCGCataaagctttttttttcttctttttctttacttGTCCACATTTTTACCGATTTTATGCCTGAAATTTTATgcctttctttgtttttttatttttaatttttttctaggtTAGGGTAAATTCTATCGATTCAGGGTTTTGTATGTGCTTCTGTATTAAGAAAAAATAGAGTTCCATATTCCTTTTTCTCCTGAATTTATACTTGTGCTATTATTGCTTTCAACCTTTGTTGCTAAAATGCAACATCAAACATTGATATTGTGTTATACTAGGACTTTGACTGTCCAATTGGCCCTTTGTTTACAATGATTGGACAGCCAGACAAGGTTGATAGTGTTAAAAAAAGCAAAAACCTGAATATCAATTTATGAAATCTCAAATAACCAATGTGGACACCATAATTGAAGCAATGTTTTGTTTTGGCTTCCTGACCAACACGACCTCCCTTCACCCTCATGATTCAATGGTTGCAATTTCCCTTTGGCTTAAAAGAAGCCAAGCCAATTCTTGCAATTTGCATTTTGTCACAGATCTCAGTAGATgtacaatttttttatgttattttattctaTGCATAAAAGTTTGCAACTTTCTCCTTTGCTTAATACCCAATTAATTTCCCAGTTTTGTGCTAAAAgattgaatttttcttttgatgGAGTTTTATGTTTCAAAGTGTACAAATTTCAAGAATCCCATCAGTTTTCTCTCTAAAATGTTTGTAACTTTTCATTTTTGATTGATCTGCTCTCAATCTTTTAtactatttggataaattttgagttttagttAAGCTGTTTAAGGCCATTTATTTTTGGTTATGGTGTTTTTAAGCAGTatgtttttgtttatatatatatagtagatatgtttttgtttatttcctttgtGGTGTGATTTAAGTAGTTGCAACTGTGCTAGTTCGAATAGAGTAACCTTGAGCTTCATTCAGAGATGTAGAATTCCTTTGGCCCTTCTTTCTCATAGCTTTCACTGAGGAAGAAAAGTTCATGTTCTTTTCTTTAGCTTCATCTATCTCGATTTGTTCTTGTCTGCAATCTTCACTGCAGAAAGGCATGTAGAATAATCACAAATAATTATACCCCTCCTCCATTGCAACATCATTTAGCAGATTGAATGGGAAGTTTAAGAACGGGTAGAATAGTCAAAAATCTCGTGAAGTAGGAGTAAGAGCCATTGCTAACCAGTACAAACTAGTAACTTTGGTTACTTGGGTAGCTGGGACTAGTAGAGCCTCTTGATTGCATAGACTAGTAAAGGAATTCTTGAATAATTAGGCTGCATATTTGACGTCGTTTTATAATGTTTTAGTTGCATCTTTTTTGAAAATGATTCTTGAGATAAGTTGATGTTTTTGATTGAacttttttggtttaaaatatgcAACGCGATTTGTGGTTTCAAATTCGTTTAATCCTTTGATGTAAGAGTAATTACTAGATTTGATCATTTGATGCTTGAGATT
The Gossypium hirsutum isolate 1008001.06 chromosome A07, Gossypium_hirsutum_v2.1, whole genome shotgun sequence genome window above contains:
- the LOC107960015 gene encoding protein PLASTID TRANSCRIPTIONALLY ACTIVE 16, chloroplastic; protein product: MAPSLTSNSFLLTTTPRSRVNLKYQRLVVFAKGSGPFSPFQFGKAKDNPEDGQAEDTGNSSPFRFDFGKLPDVKTLVPVVSNPSSGLSFGNVRRKDPSTVFVAGATGQAGIRIAQTLLRQGFTVRAGVPELAAAQELARLAAQYKIISNEESKRLNAVESTFQDAESIAKAIGNASKVVVTIGPGENGPTSAVSASDAVQVIQAAQLAGVGHVAIVYDGNPGNGSTYNVLDGITSFFSNLFSQSQPLSLSEFLQKIIETDVSYTFLKTTLTDDYSEESSYNVVVSAEGSIGTNDYKVAKSQIASLVADVFSNTAVAENKVVEVFTSPSAPSKSVDELFSAIPEDGRRKAYAEATARAKAEEEAVLAAEKAREAAEAAKKLEVEVKKLSEQEAKAANLAEEAQEKAQVAGASMEDLLSKAKDFRSGLSWEKFSSQIATAVQKAPNEEKPKVQIATVRGQTTARNLPSQKANVKQAPLSFSPLPKPKEASKPKPKPKAKEAEKTEVRKVFGGLFQQETIYVDDD
- the LOC107960013 gene encoding transcription initiation factor IIA large subunit, translated to MASTTTSSVYINVIEDVINKVREEFINNGGPGEAVLNELQGIWEAKMMQAGVILGPIERSSQKQPTPGSAITPVHDLNVPYEGTEEYETPTADMLFPPTPLQTPVPTPLPGSADGSMYNIPTGGSDYPTPVNDNGSNADIKGGRPSPYMQSPSPWSNQRTPLSVDVNVAYVEGREEVDRGTSNQPLTQDFFMMSSGKRKREDFAQYQNGGYIPQQDGAGDATSEVAKAEGSRGGNFLDRRHSTTTAKSKILAELSKSSSKIPQLDGPIPDPYEDMLSTPNIYNYQGVVNEDYNVVNTPAPNDLQASTPAPAPQNDIVDDDDDEPLNEDDDEDDLDDVDQGEELNTQHLVLAQFDKVTRTKSRWKCTLKDGIMHINNKDILFNKATGEFDF